The following are from one region of the Gryllotalpicola protaetiae genome:
- a CDS encoding fatty acid desaturase family protein: MAAPITAASLLEGRMGAIRTTSPRGEKSDPAASYTAVSRAVKAEGLLRRARLFYLLLALGLVAATAADVTGMVLMGRSWFQLILAGVLGLILTQFAFLAHEAAHKQILTSGPANDRLGRFLGTFVIGMSYAWWLNKHNRHHANPNQLGKDPDIAFDTISFTEEDAARQRGLLAWITRRQGYLFFPLLTLEGLNLHWTSFKLLGNPEPVKHRATEIALIAVRFGVYLGLLFWFLPPGIAGAFIGVQLAVFGIYMGASFAPNHKGMPLIPASVKLDFFSKQVLTSRNVSGGWWATALFGGLNYQVEHHLFPSMARPRLARARLIVREHCAATGVPYTETTLVQSYAIVIAYLNRVGLQARDPFACPVIAQYRGA; encoded by the coding sequence ATGGCCGCACCAATCACCGCCGCCTCGCTCCTCGAAGGGCGCATGGGTGCGATCCGCACCACATCGCCCAGAGGCGAGAAGTCCGACCCGGCCGCCTCGTACACGGCCGTCTCTCGCGCGGTGAAGGCTGAGGGGCTGCTGCGGCGCGCCCGCCTGTTCTACCTGCTGCTCGCGCTCGGGCTGGTCGCGGCGACCGCGGCCGACGTCACCGGCATGGTCCTCATGGGCCGAAGCTGGTTCCAGCTCATCCTCGCCGGCGTGCTCGGGCTGATCCTCACGCAGTTCGCGTTCCTCGCGCACGAGGCCGCCCACAAGCAGATCCTCACCTCGGGGCCTGCCAACGACCGGCTCGGCCGGTTCCTCGGCACCTTCGTCATCGGCATGAGCTACGCGTGGTGGCTGAACAAGCACAACCGGCACCACGCCAACCCGAACCAGCTCGGCAAGGACCCCGACATCGCGTTCGACACGATCTCGTTCACCGAGGAGGACGCTGCGCGTCAAAGGGGCCTGCTCGCGTGGATCACGCGGCGTCAGGGCTACCTGTTCTTCCCGCTGCTCACCCTCGAGGGCCTCAATCTGCACTGGACGTCGTTCAAGCTGCTCGGCAACCCGGAGCCCGTCAAGCACCGCGCTACGGAGATCGCTCTGATCGCCGTGCGTTTCGGGGTGTACCTCGGCCTCCTGTTCTGGTTCCTGCCCCCCGGCATCGCCGGCGCGTTCATCGGCGTGCAGCTCGCCGTCTTCGGCATCTACATGGGCGCCTCGTTCGCGCCGAACCACAAGGGAATGCCGCTCATCCCGGCATCCGTCAAACTCGACTTCTTCTCGAAGCAGGTGCTCACCTCGCGCAACGTCTCCGGCGGGTGGTGGGCGACCGCCCTGTTCGGCGGCCTCAACTACCAGGTCGAGCACCATCTGTTCCCGAGCATGGCCCGTCCGCGACTCGCCCGAGCGAGGCTCATCGTGCGCGAGCACTGCGCAGCCACCGGAGTCCCGTACACTGAGACGACGCTGGTGCAGTCTTACGCCATCGTCATCGCCTATCTCAACAGGGTCGGGCTGCAGGCACGGGATCCGTTCGCCTGCCCCGTCATCGCACAGTACCGAGGCGCATAG
- a CDS encoding universal stress protein, whose product MNEYSAVNPEIVVGIDGSPEALGALREALRLADALDGKVRVICAWAWPVGQGFVAGPPINWNPESDALEILATSLRKVEVPAGVEVTTEAVYGDAAEILIEASQRAYMVLTGSTGAGMARALFLGSVSTRVAQRAACPVLVWRPSAVGLAADSALREELALNL is encoded by the coding sequence ATGAACGAGTACTCCGCCGTGAACCCCGAGATCGTCGTCGGGATCGACGGCTCCCCAGAGGCCCTCGGCGCGTTGCGCGAGGCACTCCGACTCGCGGACGCTCTCGACGGCAAGGTGCGCGTCATCTGCGCATGGGCCTGGCCGGTCGGGCAGGGCTTCGTGGCGGGGCCGCCGATCAACTGGAACCCCGAGTCCGACGCGCTCGAGATCCTCGCCACCTCGCTGCGCAAGGTCGAGGTGCCCGCGGGCGTCGAGGTCACCACCGAGGCGGTCTACGGCGACGCGGCCGAGATCCTGATCGAGGCCAGCCAGCGGGCGTACATGGTGCTGACCGGCAGCACAGGCGCCGGAATGGCGCGCGCGCTGTTCCTCGGGTCGGTGAGCACGCGCGTCGCGCAGCGCGCAGCCTGCCCCGTGCTCGTGTGGCGGCCGTCGGCGGTCGGCCTCGCGGCCGACTCCGCGTTGCGTGAAGAGCTCGCGCTGAACCTCTGA
- a CDS encoding cation-translocating P-type ATPase: MDLDRTIQTREPWATTSDAVLAELGGSEAGLTAAEASGRLALHGRNVLTPPKPAPWWKRVLLQFKDVLIYVLLASALLKAIIGDWVDFAVILAVAIINAVIGLVQEGRAEQALNAIRGMLSTQAHVMRAGVWIEADAAELVPGDVVRVRAGDRVPADLRLLDAANLQVDESALTGEAEPATKFVEAVAPGAELGDRTSMMFSGTLVAAGTGRGVVVATGENTEIGHIQTLVSEVETVETPLAIALARFGRLIAWTIVAMTVVMTAIGFFWHGFGLQEVVSAAIGFAVAAIPEGLPALVTITLALGVQQMARRNAITRRLPAVEALGSVTVICSDKTGTLTKNEMTARSVRTAAREYDVVGTGYEPVGAIMRAGAPAAASANPDLLALAEAVAVCNDARVVGAEGDWRIIGAPTEGALAVLGLKAEVDAGAWRREAEVPFDSETKYMAVLARGGAGEAYVFLKGAPDRVLPRASTQTQPDGSSAPIDLEHWQRQISELGQRGLRVLAAARRRAAPAQSALSHDDLTGGFEFIGVVGIVDPPRPEAINAIATSHRAGVAVKMITGDHPDTALSIAREMGITSGADAGQRVLTGAELEAMSDDELRAMAADVDVYARTSPEHKIRIVSALQHEGEVVAMTGDGVNDAPALTQADVGVAMGLKGTEATKEAADLVLTDDNFATIERAVEEGRRIYSNIRKSILFLLPTNGAQALVILIAVLVGATQLPLEPVQVLWINMATSVTLSLSLAGAGAEPGLMDQPPRGKNAPLLDARMGVRIGVVSLLIGAATLFTFYFEIGYGETLAQSQTTAVTTLALCQLAYLFSCRFLDQSSLTLAVFRGNRVIYISAGALIVLQLAFVYLPFMHDWFGSGPIDWHQWGLSALLAIVIFLLAEVNKRLTRSIGDQGVQR; the protein is encoded by the coding sequence ATGGACCTCGATCGAACGATCCAGACCCGCGAACCGTGGGCGACCACGTCCGACGCAGTGCTCGCCGAATTGGGGGGTTCAGAGGCGGGGCTGACTGCGGCTGAGGCATCCGGTCGCCTCGCCCTGCACGGTCGCAATGTGCTCACCCCGCCGAAGCCCGCGCCGTGGTGGAAGCGCGTTCTGCTGCAGTTCAAAGACGTGCTGATCTACGTGCTTCTCGCCTCGGCGCTGCTGAAGGCGATCATCGGCGACTGGGTCGACTTCGCCGTGATCCTCGCCGTCGCGATCATCAACGCGGTCATCGGGCTCGTGCAGGAAGGGCGGGCGGAGCAGGCGCTCAACGCGATCCGCGGCATGCTGTCGACGCAGGCGCATGTGATGCGCGCCGGCGTCTGGATCGAGGCGGATGCCGCGGAGCTCGTGCCCGGCGACGTGGTGCGCGTGCGCGCCGGCGACCGGGTGCCGGCCGACCTCAGGCTGCTCGACGCAGCGAATCTGCAGGTCGACGAGTCGGCGCTCACGGGCGAGGCGGAGCCGGCGACCAAGTTCGTCGAGGCCGTCGCACCCGGCGCTGAGCTCGGCGACCGCACCTCGATGATGTTCTCCGGCACGCTGGTCGCTGCCGGCACCGGCCGCGGGGTCGTCGTGGCGACGGGCGAGAACACCGAGATCGGTCACATCCAGACCCTCGTCAGCGAGGTCGAGACGGTCGAGACGCCGCTCGCGATCGCGCTCGCGCGCTTCGGCCGGCTGATCGCGTGGACCATCGTCGCGATGACCGTCGTGATGACGGCGATCGGATTCTTCTGGCACGGCTTCGGCCTGCAGGAGGTCGTGTCTGCGGCCATCGGCTTCGCGGTCGCCGCGATTCCGGAGGGGCTGCCCGCGCTGGTCACCATCACGCTCGCACTCGGCGTGCAGCAGATGGCCCGCCGCAACGCCATCACCCGGCGCCTGCCCGCCGTCGAGGCGCTCGGCTCGGTGACCGTGATCTGCTCGGACAAGACCGGCACGCTCACCAAGAACGAGATGACCGCGCGCTCGGTGCGCACCGCGGCGCGCGAATACGACGTCGTGGGCACGGGCTACGAGCCGGTCGGGGCGATCATGCGCGCGGGGGCGCCGGCCGCGGCATCCGCCAACCCCGACCTGCTCGCGCTCGCCGAGGCGGTCGCGGTGTGCAATGACGCACGGGTCGTCGGCGCAGAGGGCGACTGGCGCATCATCGGAGCGCCCACGGAGGGGGCGCTCGCGGTGCTCGGGCTCAAGGCAGAGGTCGACGCGGGGGCATGGCGGCGCGAGGCCGAGGTGCCGTTCGACTCGGAGACCAAGTACATGGCGGTGCTGGCGCGCGGCGGCGCAGGGGAGGCATACGTCTTCCTCAAGGGTGCGCCAGACCGCGTGCTGCCGCGTGCGAGCACGCAGACGCAGCCCGACGGCTCGTCCGCGCCGATCGACCTCGAGCACTGGCAGCGGCAGATCAGCGAGCTCGGGCAGCGCGGCCTGCGCGTGCTCGCGGCTGCGCGGCGGCGGGCGGCGCCTGCGCAGAGCGCGCTCTCGCACGACGATCTCACGGGCGGCTTCGAGTTCATCGGCGTGGTCGGCATCGTCGACCCGCCGCGCCCCGAGGCGATCAACGCGATCGCGACCAGCCACCGGGCGGGCGTCGCCGTGAAGATGATCACGGGCGACCACCCCGACACGGCGCTGTCGATCGCGCGCGAGATGGGCATCACGTCTGGCGCGGACGCAGGACAGCGCGTCCTCACCGGCGCCGAGCTCGAGGCGATGAGCGACGACGAGCTGCGGGCCATGGCCGCCGACGTCGACGTGTACGCGCGCACGAGCCCAGAGCACAAGATCCGCATCGTGTCGGCGCTGCAGCACGAGGGCGAGGTCGTTGCGATGACCGGCGACGGCGTCAACGACGCGCCGGCGCTGACGCAGGCCGACGTCGGCGTCGCGATGGGCCTCAAGGGCACCGAGGCGACCAAGGAGGCCGCCGACCTCGTGCTCACCGACGACAACTTCGCGACCATCGAGCGGGCCGTCGAGGAGGGGCGGCGGATCTACTCGAACATCCGCAAGTCGATCCTGTTCCTGCTGCCGACGAACGGCGCGCAGGCCCTCGTGATCCTGATCGCGGTGCTCGTCGGGGCGACGCAGCTGCCGCTCGAGCCGGTGCAGGTGCTCTGGATCAACATGGCGACCTCGGTGACCCTGTCGCTCTCGCTCGCCGGGGCGGGCGCCGAGCCCGGGCTCATGGACCAGCCGCCGCGCGGCAAGAACGCGCCGCTGCTCGACGCCCGCATGGGCGTGCGCATCGGCGTCGTGTCGCTGCTCATCGGCGCCGCGACGCTGTTCACGTTCTATTTCGAGATCGGCTATGGCGAGACGCTCGCCCAGTCGCAGACGACCGCGGTCACGACGCTCGCGCTGTGCCAGCTCGCGTATCTGTTCAGCTGCCGCTTCCTCGACCAGTCGAGCCTCACGCTGGCGGTGTTCCGCGGCAACAGGGTCATCTACATCTCGGCCGGCGCGCTCATCGTGCTGCAGCTCGCGTTCGTATATCTGCCGTTCATGCACGACTGGTTCGGCTCGGGCCCCATCGACTGGCATCAGTGGGGGCTGTCGGCGCTGCTCGCGATCGTCATCTTCCTGCTCGCCGAGGTGAACAAGCGGCTGACGCGCAGCATCGGCGACCAGGGGGTGCAGCGATGA